One Osmerus mordax isolate fOsmMor3 chromosome 16, fOsmMor3.pri, whole genome shotgun sequence genomic window carries:
- the kif1ab gene encoding kinesin-like protein KIF1A isoform X3, with translation MAGASVKVAVRVRPFNSRETGKDSKCIIQMSGNTTTIINPKQPKENKSFNFDYSYWSHTTPEDINFASQQQVYKDIGEEMLLHAFEGYNVCIFAYGQTGAGKSYTMMGRQEKDQEGIIPLMCEDLFTKFNDSNTDNSTSYSVEVSYMEIYCERVRDLLNPKNKGNLRVREHPLMGPYVEDLSKLAVTSYNDIQDLMDSGNKARTVAATNMNETSSRSHAVFNIIFTQRKHDMDSENTTEKVSKISLVDLAGSERADSTGAKGTRLKEGANINKSLTTLGKVISALAEVDSAPNKNKKKKKVENHIPYRDSVLTWLLRENLGGNSRTAMVAALSPADINYDETLSTLRYADRAKQIRCNAVINEDPNNRLVRELKEEVSRLKDLLYSQGLGDIIETYPGPGPVITGLKLNHAMTGMSPSPSLSALSSRAASISNLHDRIFSPASEEAIERLKETEKIIAELNETWEEKLRRTEAIRMEREALLAEMGVAMREDGGTVGVFSPKKVRALKSTSLSHHHDSCSTFDQMDPGDIGMSFQAESSLFQTPHLVNLNEDPLMSECLLYYIKDGITKVGREDASSRQDIVLSGHFIKDEHCTFTSSIGPGGEGIVTLEPCEGSETYVNGKRVTTPTVLRSGTRIIMGKSHVFRFTDPEQARQERERTPCAETPVEPVDWAFAQRELLEKQGIDMKQEMEQRLQELEDQYRREREEASNLLEQQRLDYESKLEALQKQVDSRYLESPEEEEEPEEEVPWTTRETELALWAFRKWRFYQFTSLRDLLWGNAIFLKEANAISVELKKKVQFQFVLLTDTLYSPLPPDLLPPSVAKERERRSFPRTIVAVEVQDQKNGATHYWTLEKLRQRLDLMREMYDRAAEVPSSAVDDCDHALTGGDPFYDRFPWFRLVGRAFVYLSNLLYPVPLVHRVAIVSEKGEVKGFLRVAVQAISADEEAPDYGSGVRQSGTAKISFEDQQFEKFQTESCPGVMSHSNTSQEELRIVEGEGQNSEIGVSADEVNNNTCAATPEPPSSPLKGILGPGLDLPLELCQEKALSHLRIGSTFTFRVTVLQASSISAEYADIFCQFNFIHRHDEAFSTEPLKNTGRGPPLGFYHVQNITVEVTKSFVEYIKTQPIVFEVFGHYQKQPFPPLCKDLISPLRPSRRQFPRVMPLSKPVPATKLNTLTRSTAGPCHSKYDLMAFFEICELEANGDYIPAVVDHRGGMPCHGTFLLHQGIQRRITVTIAHETGNDVEWKEVKELVVGRIRNTPEADETIIDPNILSLNILSAGYIWPSHDDNVSLGDDHRTFYRFEAAWDSSMHNSLLLNRVTPYGEKIYITLSAYLEMENCTQPTVITKDFCMVFYSRDAKLPASRSIRNLFSTGCLRPSESNRVTGVYEVSLCHVADNGSPGMQRRRRRVLDTSVAYVRGEENLAGWRPRSDSLILDHQWELEKLSLLQEVEKTRHYLLLREKLEATLQAGQDVLCKSNDISDFAKSPVFSHSPGGIPPLESPSQRQRELAAKCLRLLMHTFNREYSQLSEMSASLMRESSSSGLSTLTPSSTCPSLVEGHYDIRHTEPSSGASTPDLDPYSPVDRKRASRGCTFVPDIQEIRVSPIVSKKGYLHFLEPHTSGWVKRYVVVRRPYVYLYRSERDSVERAVINLSSAQVEYSEDKQTLLRTPNTFTVCTEHRGILLQASNDKEMHDWLYAFNPLLAGTIRSKLSRRKSGQRM, from the exons ATGGCGGGAGCCTCTGTAAAGGTGGCGGTGAGGGTCCGACCCTTCAATTCTCGAGAAACTGGGAAGGACAGCAAGTGCATCATACAGATGTCAGGGAACACTACAA CGATCATAAACCCCAAGCAACCAAAAGAGAACAAAAGTTTCAACTTTGATTACTCCTACTGGTCACACACAACG CCGGAGGACATCAACTTTGCGTCCCAGCAGCAGGTTTACAAGGACATCGGGGAGGAGATGCTGCTGCATGCCTTTGAGGGCTATAACGTCTGCATCTTCGCCTACGGCCAGACCGGAGCAGGGAAGAGCTACACCATGATGGGCCGGCAGGAGAAGGACCAGGAGGGCATCATCCCTCTG ATGTGTGAGGATCTCTTCACCAAGTTTAATGACAGCAACACCGACAACAGCACATCCTACTCTGTGGAG GTGAGCTACATGGAGATCTACTGTGAGCGTGTGCGGGACCTGCTCAATCCCAAGAACAAAGGGAACCTGCGTGTGCGAGAGCACCCCCTGATGGGGCCCTACGTGGAGGACCTGTCCAAGCTGGCCGTCACCTCCTACAATGACATTCAGGACCTCATGGACTCTGGCAACAAGGCCAG GACGGTGGCAGCCACCAACATGAACGAGACCAGCAGCCGTTCTCACGCTGTCTTCAACATCATCTTCACACAGAGGAAACACGACATGGATAGTGAGAACACCACAGAAAAG GTCAGCAAAATCAGCCTGGTGGATTTGGCTGGGAGTGAGAGGGCTGACTCAACAGGAGCCAAAGGGACCAGGCTGAAG GAGGGAGCAAATATCAACAAGTCCCTGACCACGCTGGGAAAAGTAATCTCTGCTTTAGCCGAAGTG GACTCGGCACCCAATAAG aacaagaagaagaagaaagtggAGAACCATATCCCTTACAGAGACTCGGTTCTAACCTGGCTACTGAGGGAGAACCTAG GAGGGAACTCTCGCACAGCCATGGTCGCAGCCCTGAGCCCAGCTGACATCAACTATGACGAGACCCTGAGCACCCTCAG GTATGCTGACCGTGCGAAGCAGATCCGCTGTAACGCCGTCATCAACGAGGACCCCAACAACCGTCTGGTGCGTGAGCTGAAGGAGGAAGTGTCTCGCCTCAAGGACCTCCTCTACTCCCAGGGGCTGGGGGACATCATAGAGA caTATCCGGGTCCTGGTCCTGTGATAACTGGTTTGAAAT TGAACCATGCCATGACGGGGAtgagtccctccccctctctctccgccctgTCCAGCCGGGCAGCCTCTATCAGCAACCTGCACGACCGCATCTTCAGCCCGGCCAGCGAGGAGGCCATCGAGAGGCTcaag GAAACAGAGAAGATTATTGCTGAGCTCAATGAGACCTGGGAGGAGAAGCTGCGCAGGACTGAAGCTATCCGCATGGAGAG GGAGGCTCTGCTGGCTGAAATGGGCGTGGCCATGCGGGAGGACGGAGGCACAGTCGGCGTCTTCTCCCCTAAGAAGGTCAGAGCCCTCAAAAGCACTTCCCTTAGCCACCATCATGACAGCTGTTCAACATTTGACCAAATGGACCCTGGTGATATCGGGATGTCATTTCAAGCAGAGTCCTCTTTGTTTCAGACCCCCCACCTGGTGAACCTGAACGAGGATCCTCTGATGTCAGAGTGTCTGTTGTACTACATCAAAGATGGCATCACCAA GGTTGGCCGAGAGGACGCCAGCAGTCGTCAGGACATCGTACTCAGCGGCCATTTTATCAAGGATGAGCACTGCACTTTCACCAGCTCCATAGGGCCAGGGGGGGAAG GAATCGTCACCTTGGAGCCCTGTGAGGGGTCAGAGACATACGTCAACGGGAAAAGGGTGACCACGCCCACCGTTCTACGATCAG gGACCCGCATCATCATGGGTAAGAGCCACGTGTTCCGCTTCACCGACCCGGAGCAGGCGCGCCAGGAGCGGGAGAGGACCCCCTGCGCAGAGACCCCTGTGGAGCCGGTGGACTGGGCCTTCGCCCAGAGAGAGCTGCTGGAGAAGCAGGGCATCGACATGaagcaggagatggagcagaG GCTACAAGAGCTGGAGGATCAATaccgcagagagagggaggaagccaGCAACCTGCTGGAACAGCAGAGACTG GACTATGAGAGTAAACTAGAGGCCCTTCAGAAGCAAGTAGATTCCCGCTACCTCGAGTctccagaggaggaagaggagcctgAAGAGGAAG TGCCCTGGACCACGCGAGAGACGGAGCTGGCTTTGTGGGCGTTCCGTAAGTGGCGTTTCTATCAGTTCACCTCCCTGAGGGACCTGCTCTGGGGCAACGCCATCTTCCTCAAGGAAGCCAACGCCATCAGTGTGGAGCTCAAGAAGAAG GTGCAGTTCCAGTTCGTGCTGCTGACGGACACGCTGTACTCTCCGCTGCCTCCGGACCTCCTGCCCCCCAGCGTggccaaggagagggagagacggtccTTCCCTCGCACCATCGTAGCTGTGGAGGTCCAGGATCAGAAGAACGGGGCCACACACTACTGGACCCTGGAGAAACTCAG gcagaggctggacctgatgagggAGATGTACGACCGAGCAGCCGAGGTCCCCAGCAGTGCGGTGGACGACTGTGACCACGCCCTGACCGGAGGAGACCCCTTCTACGACCGCTTCCCATGGTTCCGTCTGGTGGGCAG GGCGTTTGTGTACCTGAGCAACCTGCTGTACCCTGTCCCCCTGGTGCACCGCGTAGCCATCGTCAGTGAgaagggagaggtgaagggCTTCCTTCGCGTGGCGGTGCAGGCCATCTCAG ctgaCGAGGAGGCACCAGACTACGGCTCGGGGGTGAGGCAGTCTGGCACTGCCAAGATCTCCTTTGAAGACCAGCAGTTTGAGAAG TTTCAGACGGAGTCATGTCCAGGTGTTATGTCCCACTCCAACACCTCCCAGGAGGAGCTGCGCATcgtggagggggagggccaGAACTCAGAGATAGGAGTGTCTGCTGATGAGGTCAACAACAACACTTGTGCAG CCACTCCAGAGCCCCCCAGCAGCCCTCTGAAGGGGATCTTGGGCCCGGGTCTGGACCTCCCCCTGGAGCTCTGCCAGGAGAAGGCTCTGTCCCACCTGAGGATCGGCAGCACCTTCACCTTCAGGGTCACCGTGCTGCAGGCGTCCAGCATCTCCGCCGAATACGCAGACATCTTCTGTCAGTTCAA CTTCATCCACCGTCATGACGAGGCGTTCTCCACTGAACCCCTGAAGAACACAGGCAGAGGACCTCCACTTGGCTTCTATCATGTCCAGAAT ATCACAGTGGAAGTCACCAAGTCGTTCGTGGAGTACATCAAGACTCAACCAATCGTCTTTGAGGTGTTCGGCCACTACCAGAAACAGCCTTTCCCGCCCCTCTGCAAAGATCTCATCAG TCCCCTTCGACCTTCAAGGAGGCAGTTCCCCAGGGTTATGCCCTTGTCCAAACCAG TGCCGGCCACCAAGCTGAACACCCTGACTCGCTCCACCGCCGGACCGTGTCACTCCAAATATGACCTCATGGCCTTCTTCGAGATCTGTGAGCTGGAGGCCAACGGAGA CTACATCCCTGCCGTGGTGGACCACCGAGGAGGCATGCCCTGCCACGGAACCTTCCTGCTCCACCAG GGAATCCAAAGGAGGATCACGGTTACCATAGCGCACGAAACAGGAAATGATGTCGAGTGGAAGGAGGTTAAGGAGCTGGTGGTTG GACGGATCCGCAACACCCCAGAGGCGGACGAGACCATCATCGATCCCAACATCCTGTCTCTCAACATCCTGTCTGCTGGCTATATCTGGCCCTCGCACGACGACaa TGTTTCCCTGGGAGATGACCATAG GACGTTCTACCGATTTGAGGCAGCGTGGGACAGCTCCATGCACAACTCCCTCCTCCTGAACCGCGTGACTCCCTACGGAGAGAAGATCTACATCACCCTCTCGGCATACCTCGAG ATGGAGAACTGTACTCAGCCCACGGTGATCACCAAGGACTTCTGCATGGTGTTCTACTCACGGGACGCCAAGCTGCCCGCCTCCCGCTCCATCAGGAACCTGTTCAGCACGGGCTGCCTGAGGCCCTCCGAGAG taaCCGTGTGACTGGGGTGTATGAAGTCAGCCTCTGCCACGTAGCTGACAACGGGAGTCCAG GCATGCAGCGGCGACGCAGGCGCGTGCTGGACACCTCGGTGGCGTACGTCCGCGGGGAGGAGAACCTGGCGGGCTGGAGGCCGCGCAGCGACAGCCTCATCCTGGACCACCAGTGGGAGCTGGAGAAGCTCAGCTTActgcaggag gTTGAGAAGACCAGACACTACCTGCTCCTGAGGGAGAAACTGGAGGCCACCTTGCAGGCCGGACAGGACGTGTTGTGCAAGAGCAATGACATCAGCGACTTCGCCAAGAGCCCTGTCTTCAGCCATAGCCCTGGGGGCATCCCCCCCCTGGAGAGCCCCAgccagaggcagagggagcTGGCTGCCAAG TGTCTGCGGCTGCTCATGCACACCTTCAACAGGGAGTACAGCCAG CTGTCTGAGATGTCAGCATCGCTGATGAGGGAATCCTCCTCCTCCGGACTGAGCACGCTCACTCCATCCTCTACTTGTCCCTCATTGGTCGAAGGACACTATGACATCAG ACACACGGAGCCCAGCTCAGGagcctccaccccagacctGGACCCCTACAGCCCCGTGGACAGGAAGAGAGCCTCCCGTGGCTGCACCTTTGTCCCCGACATCCAGGAGATCCGTGTCAG TCCCATCGTGTCTAAGAAGGGCTACCTGCACTTCCTGGAGCCCCACACCAGCGGCTGGGTGAAGCGCTACGTGGTGGTGCGCCGGCCCTACGTGTACCTGTACCGCAGCGAGAGGGACAGCGTGGAGAGGGCTGTCATCAACCTGTCCTCCGCCCAGGTGGAATACAGCGAGGACAAGCAGACCCTGCTCCGG ACTCCAAACACCTTTACCGTGTGCACCGAGCATCGTGGGATACTGCTCCAAGCCAGCAACGACAAGGAGATGCATGATTGGCTGTATGCTTTTAACCCTCTGTTGGCTGGAACCATCAG GTCTAAGCTCTCCAGAAGAAAGTCGGGCCAGAGGATGTGA
- the kif1ab gene encoding kinesin-like protein KIF1A isoform X1: MAGASVKVAVRVRPFNSRETGKDSKCIIQMSGNTTTIINPKQPKENKSFNFDYSYWSHTTPEDINFASQQQVYKDIGEEMLLHAFEGYNVCIFAYGQTGAGKSYTMMGRQEKDQEGIIPLMCEDLFTKFNDSNTDNSTSYSVEVSYMEIYCERVRDLLNPKNKGNLRVREHPLMGPYVEDLSKLAVTSYNDIQDLMDSGNKARTVAATNMNETSSRSHAVFNIIFTQRKHDMDSENTTEKVSKISLVDLAGSERADSTGAKGTRLKEGANINKSLTTLGKVISALAEVDSAPNKNKKKKKVENHIPYRDSVLTWLLRENLGGNSRTAMVAALSPADINYDETLSTLRYADRAKQIRCNAVINEDPNNRLVRELKEEVSRLKDLLYSQGLGDIIETYPGPGPVITGLKLNHAMTGMSPSPSLSALSSRAASISNLHDRIFSPASEEAIERLKETEKIIAELNETWEEKLRRTEAIRMEREALLAEMGVAMREDGGTVGVFSPKKVRALKSTSLSHHHDSCSTFDQMDPGDIGMSFQAESSLFQTPHLVNLNEDPLMSECLLYYIKDGITKVGREDASSRQDIVLSGHFIKDEHCTFTSSIGPGGEGIVTLEPCEGSETYVNGKRVTTPTVLRSGTRIIMGKSHVFRFTDPEQARQERERTPCAETPVEPVDWAFAQRELLEKQGIDMKQEMEQRLQELEDQYRREREEASNLLEQQRLDYESKLEALQKQVDSRYLESPEEEEEPEEEVPWTTRETELALWAFRKWRFYQFTSLRDLLWGNAIFLKEANAISVELKKKVQFQFVLLTDTLYSPLPPDLLPPSVAKERERRSFPRTIVAVEVQDQKNGATHYWTLEKLRQRLDLMREMYDRAAEVPSSAVDDCDHALTGGDPFYDRFPWFRLVGRAFVYLSNLLYPVPLVHRVAIVSEKGEVKGFLRVAVQAISADEEAPDYGSGVRQSGTAKISFEDQQFEKFQTESCPGVMSHSNTSQEELRIVEGEGQNSEIGVSADEVNNNTCAATPEPPSSPLKGILGPGLDLPLELCQEKALSHLRIGSTFTFRVTVLQASSISAEYADIFCQFNFIHRHDEAFSTEPLKNTGRGPPLGFYHVQNITVEVTKSFVEYIKTQPIVFEVFGHYQKQPFPPLCKDLISPLRPSRRQFPRVMPLSKPVPATKLNTLTRSTAGPCHSKYDLMAFFEICELEANGDYIPAVVDHRGGMPCHGTFLLHQGIQRRITVTIAHETGNDVEWKEVKELVVGRIRNTPEADETIIDPNILSLNILSAGYIWPSHDDNVSLGDDHRTFYRFEAAWDSSMHNSLLLNRVTPYGEKIYITLSAYLEMENCTQPTVITKDFCMVFYSRDAKLPASRSIRNLFSTGCLRPSESNRVTGVYEVSLCHVADNGSPGMQRRRRRVLDTSVAYVRGEENLAGWRPRSDSLILDHQWELEKLSLLQEVEKTRHYLLLREKLEATLQAGQDVLCKSNDISDFAKSPVFSHSPGGIPPLESPSQRQRELAAKCLRLLMHTFNREYSQVSSSASESKLSEMSASLMRESSSSGLSTLTPSSTCPSLVEGHYDIRHTEPSSGASTPDLDPYSPVDRKRASRGCTFVPDIQEIRVSPIVSKKGYLHFLEPHTSGWVKRYVVVRRPYVYLYRSERDSVERAVINLSSAQVEYSEDKQTLLRTPNTFTVCTEHRGILLQASNDKEMHDWLYAFNPLLAGTIRSKLSRRKSGQRM; the protein is encoded by the exons ATGGCGGGAGCCTCTGTAAAGGTGGCGGTGAGGGTCCGACCCTTCAATTCTCGAGAAACTGGGAAGGACAGCAAGTGCATCATACAGATGTCAGGGAACACTACAA CGATCATAAACCCCAAGCAACCAAAAGAGAACAAAAGTTTCAACTTTGATTACTCCTACTGGTCACACACAACG CCGGAGGACATCAACTTTGCGTCCCAGCAGCAGGTTTACAAGGACATCGGGGAGGAGATGCTGCTGCATGCCTTTGAGGGCTATAACGTCTGCATCTTCGCCTACGGCCAGACCGGAGCAGGGAAGAGCTACACCATGATGGGCCGGCAGGAGAAGGACCAGGAGGGCATCATCCCTCTG ATGTGTGAGGATCTCTTCACCAAGTTTAATGACAGCAACACCGACAACAGCACATCCTACTCTGTGGAG GTGAGCTACATGGAGATCTACTGTGAGCGTGTGCGGGACCTGCTCAATCCCAAGAACAAAGGGAACCTGCGTGTGCGAGAGCACCCCCTGATGGGGCCCTACGTGGAGGACCTGTCCAAGCTGGCCGTCACCTCCTACAATGACATTCAGGACCTCATGGACTCTGGCAACAAGGCCAG GACGGTGGCAGCCACCAACATGAACGAGACCAGCAGCCGTTCTCACGCTGTCTTCAACATCATCTTCACACAGAGGAAACACGACATGGATAGTGAGAACACCACAGAAAAG GTCAGCAAAATCAGCCTGGTGGATTTGGCTGGGAGTGAGAGGGCTGACTCAACAGGAGCCAAAGGGACCAGGCTGAAG GAGGGAGCAAATATCAACAAGTCCCTGACCACGCTGGGAAAAGTAATCTCTGCTTTAGCCGAAGTG GACTCGGCACCCAATAAG aacaagaagaagaagaaagtggAGAACCATATCCCTTACAGAGACTCGGTTCTAACCTGGCTACTGAGGGAGAACCTAG GAGGGAACTCTCGCACAGCCATGGTCGCAGCCCTGAGCCCAGCTGACATCAACTATGACGAGACCCTGAGCACCCTCAG GTATGCTGACCGTGCGAAGCAGATCCGCTGTAACGCCGTCATCAACGAGGACCCCAACAACCGTCTGGTGCGTGAGCTGAAGGAGGAAGTGTCTCGCCTCAAGGACCTCCTCTACTCCCAGGGGCTGGGGGACATCATAGAGA caTATCCGGGTCCTGGTCCTGTGATAACTGGTTTGAAAT TGAACCATGCCATGACGGGGAtgagtccctccccctctctctccgccctgTCCAGCCGGGCAGCCTCTATCAGCAACCTGCACGACCGCATCTTCAGCCCGGCCAGCGAGGAGGCCATCGAGAGGCTcaag GAAACAGAGAAGATTATTGCTGAGCTCAATGAGACCTGGGAGGAGAAGCTGCGCAGGACTGAAGCTATCCGCATGGAGAG GGAGGCTCTGCTGGCTGAAATGGGCGTGGCCATGCGGGAGGACGGAGGCACAGTCGGCGTCTTCTCCCCTAAGAAGGTCAGAGCCCTCAAAAGCACTTCCCTTAGCCACCATCATGACAGCTGTTCAACATTTGACCAAATGGACCCTGGTGATATCGGGATGTCATTTCAAGCAGAGTCCTCTTTGTTTCAGACCCCCCACCTGGTGAACCTGAACGAGGATCCTCTGATGTCAGAGTGTCTGTTGTACTACATCAAAGATGGCATCACCAA GGTTGGCCGAGAGGACGCCAGCAGTCGTCAGGACATCGTACTCAGCGGCCATTTTATCAAGGATGAGCACTGCACTTTCACCAGCTCCATAGGGCCAGGGGGGGAAG GAATCGTCACCTTGGAGCCCTGTGAGGGGTCAGAGACATACGTCAACGGGAAAAGGGTGACCACGCCCACCGTTCTACGATCAG gGACCCGCATCATCATGGGTAAGAGCCACGTGTTCCGCTTCACCGACCCGGAGCAGGCGCGCCAGGAGCGGGAGAGGACCCCCTGCGCAGAGACCCCTGTGGAGCCGGTGGACTGGGCCTTCGCCCAGAGAGAGCTGCTGGAGAAGCAGGGCATCGACATGaagcaggagatggagcagaG GCTACAAGAGCTGGAGGATCAATaccgcagagagagggaggaagccaGCAACCTGCTGGAACAGCAGAGACTG GACTATGAGAGTAAACTAGAGGCCCTTCAGAAGCAAGTAGATTCCCGCTACCTCGAGTctccagaggaggaagaggagcctgAAGAGGAAG TGCCCTGGACCACGCGAGAGACGGAGCTGGCTTTGTGGGCGTTCCGTAAGTGGCGTTTCTATCAGTTCACCTCCCTGAGGGACCTGCTCTGGGGCAACGCCATCTTCCTCAAGGAAGCCAACGCCATCAGTGTGGAGCTCAAGAAGAAG GTGCAGTTCCAGTTCGTGCTGCTGACGGACACGCTGTACTCTCCGCTGCCTCCGGACCTCCTGCCCCCCAGCGTggccaaggagagggagagacggtccTTCCCTCGCACCATCGTAGCTGTGGAGGTCCAGGATCAGAAGAACGGGGCCACACACTACTGGACCCTGGAGAAACTCAG gcagaggctggacctgatgagggAGATGTACGACCGAGCAGCCGAGGTCCCCAGCAGTGCGGTGGACGACTGTGACCACGCCCTGACCGGAGGAGACCCCTTCTACGACCGCTTCCCATGGTTCCGTCTGGTGGGCAG GGCGTTTGTGTACCTGAGCAACCTGCTGTACCCTGTCCCCCTGGTGCACCGCGTAGCCATCGTCAGTGAgaagggagaggtgaagggCTTCCTTCGCGTGGCGGTGCAGGCCATCTCAG ctgaCGAGGAGGCACCAGACTACGGCTCGGGGGTGAGGCAGTCTGGCACTGCCAAGATCTCCTTTGAAGACCAGCAGTTTGAGAAG TTTCAGACGGAGTCATGTCCAGGTGTTATGTCCCACTCCAACACCTCCCAGGAGGAGCTGCGCATcgtggagggggagggccaGAACTCAGAGATAGGAGTGTCTGCTGATGAGGTCAACAACAACACTTGTGCAG CCACTCCAGAGCCCCCCAGCAGCCCTCTGAAGGGGATCTTGGGCCCGGGTCTGGACCTCCCCCTGGAGCTCTGCCAGGAGAAGGCTCTGTCCCACCTGAGGATCGGCAGCACCTTCACCTTCAGGGTCACCGTGCTGCAGGCGTCCAGCATCTCCGCCGAATACGCAGACATCTTCTGTCAGTTCAA CTTCATCCACCGTCATGACGAGGCGTTCTCCACTGAACCCCTGAAGAACACAGGCAGAGGACCTCCACTTGGCTTCTATCATGTCCAGAAT ATCACAGTGGAAGTCACCAAGTCGTTCGTGGAGTACATCAAGACTCAACCAATCGTCTTTGAGGTGTTCGGCCACTACCAGAAACAGCCTTTCCCGCCCCTCTGCAAAGATCTCATCAG TCCCCTTCGACCTTCAAGGAGGCAGTTCCCCAGGGTTATGCCCTTGTCCAAACCAG TGCCGGCCACCAAGCTGAACACCCTGACTCGCTCCACCGCCGGACCGTGTCACTCCAAATATGACCTCATGGCCTTCTTCGAGATCTGTGAGCTGGAGGCCAACGGAGA CTACATCCCTGCCGTGGTGGACCACCGAGGAGGCATGCCCTGCCACGGAACCTTCCTGCTCCACCAG GGAATCCAAAGGAGGATCACGGTTACCATAGCGCACGAAACAGGAAATGATGTCGAGTGGAAGGAGGTTAAGGAGCTGGTGGTTG GACGGATCCGCAACACCCCAGAGGCGGACGAGACCATCATCGATCCCAACATCCTGTCTCTCAACATCCTGTCTGCTGGCTATATCTGGCCCTCGCACGACGACaa TGTTTCCCTGGGAGATGACCATAG GACGTTCTACCGATTTGAGGCAGCGTGGGACAGCTCCATGCACAACTCCCTCCTCCTGAACCGCGTGACTCCCTACGGAGAGAAGATCTACATCACCCTCTCGGCATACCTCGAG ATGGAGAACTGTACTCAGCCCACGGTGATCACCAAGGACTTCTGCATGGTGTTCTACTCACGGGACGCCAAGCTGCCCGCCTCCCGCTCCATCAGGAACCTGTTCAGCACGGGCTGCCTGAGGCCCTCCGAGAG taaCCGTGTGACTGGGGTGTATGAAGTCAGCCTCTGCCACGTAGCTGACAACGGGAGTCCAG GCATGCAGCGGCGACGCAGGCGCGTGCTGGACACCTCGGTGGCGTACGTCCGCGGGGAGGAGAACCTGGCGGGCTGGAGGCCGCGCAGCGACAGCCTCATCCTGGACCACCAGTGGGAGCTGGAGAAGCTCAGCTTActgcaggag gTTGAGAAGACCAGACACTACCTGCTCCTGAGGGAGAAACTGGAGGCCACCTTGCAGGCCGGACAGGACGTGTTGTGCAAGAGCAATGACATCAGCGACTTCGCCAAGAGCCCTGTCTTCAGCCATAGCCCTGGGGGCATCCCCCCCCTGGAGAGCCCCAgccagaggcagagggagcTGGCTGCCAAG TGTCTGCGGCTGCTCATGCACACCTTCAACAGGGAGTACAGCCAGGTGAGCAGCAGTGCCAGTGAGAGCAAG CTGTCTGAGATGTCAGCATCGCTGATGAGGGAATCCTCCTCCTCCGGACTGAGCACGCTCACTCCATCCTCTACTTGTCCCTCATTGGTCGAAGGACACTATGACATCAG ACACACGGAGCCCAGCTCAGGagcctccaccccagacctGGACCCCTACAGCCCCGTGGACAGGAAGAGAGCCTCCCGTGGCTGCACCTTTGTCCCCGACATCCAGGAGATCCGTGTCAG TCCCATCGTGTCTAAGAAGGGCTACCTGCACTTCCTGGAGCCCCACACCAGCGGCTGGGTGAAGCGCTACGTGGTGGTGCGCCGGCCCTACGTGTACCTGTACCGCAGCGAGAGGGACAGCGTGGAGAGGGCTGTCATCAACCTGTCCTCCGCCCAGGTGGAATACAGCGAGGACAAGCAGACCCTGCTCCGG ACTCCAAACACCTTTACCGTGTGCACCGAGCATCGTGGGATACTGCTCCAAGCCAGCAACGACAAGGAGATGCATGATTGGCTGTATGCTTTTAACCCTCTGTTGGCTGGAACCATCAG GTCTAAGCTCTCCAGAAGAAAGTCGGGCCAGAGGATGTGA